A single window of Pseudomonas benzenivorans DNA harbors:
- a CDS encoding CYTH domain-containing protein: MVKETEIKLRVSRETLAALREHPLLKKRNKSGWEQRELFNQYYDTPQRDLAQAKVALRLRRDGEQFIQTLKTRGQSVAGLSERNEWDWYLSEAALDLPQLDDSCWPANLAELDKQQLKPIFSTDFVRQRAEIAWGRGKAKVVIEVALDLGQVIAGEQQEEICELELELRQGEPAALLELAAELAADLPLMPCDISKAERGYRLFDSSSYALSLAAPPLAAETSLDDGFAALAWHLLGSTQRLAEQYRFNGHWRLLVDWLDQLIDLRALLGSLGQAAPRVSSRELRESLDALLLDWRPRVQAGHDDEVVRQNAPAQFAAELGQTRWGQFSLHASHWLLTRSWTAERNNRGNRQGAAPLGNWLPTLLAEEGAALQLKRYQQQPEDLGEQLPRIERLQAWLRLARALLDVPEVDRLYGELLKLGDLARQARSEETLEARRSQAHTVATLKAWKLLVR, translated from the coding sequence ATGGTCAAAGAAACCGAAATCAAATTGCGGGTCAGCCGCGAAACCCTGGCCGCCCTGCGCGAACATCCGCTGCTGAAGAAGCGCAACAAGAGCGGCTGGGAGCAGCGCGAGCTGTTCAATCAGTACTACGACACCCCGCAACGGGACCTGGCCCAGGCCAAGGTCGCGCTGCGCCTGCGCCGCGACGGCGAGCAGTTCATCCAGACCCTGAAGACCCGCGGTCAGAGCGTCGCCGGACTTTCCGAGCGCAACGAATGGGACTGGTACCTGAGCGAAGCCGCGCTGGACCTGCCGCAGCTCGATGACAGCTGCTGGCCGGCGAACCTGGCCGAACTGGACAAGCAGCAGCTCAAGCCGATCTTCAGCACCGACTTCGTGCGCCAGCGCGCCGAAATCGCCTGGGGCCGCGGCAAGGCCAAGGTGGTGATCGAGGTCGCCCTGGACCTCGGCCAGGTCATCGCCGGCGAGCAGCAGGAGGAAATCTGCGAGCTGGAACTGGAGCTGCGCCAGGGTGAGCCTGCGGCGCTGCTGGAACTGGCTGCCGAGCTGGCCGCCGATCTGCCCCTGATGCCCTGCGACATCAGCAAGGCCGAGCGCGGCTATCGCCTGTTCGACTCCAGCAGCTATGCCCTTAGCCTGGCTGCCCCGCCACTGGCCGCGGAAACCAGCCTGGACGACGGTTTCGCCGCCCTGGCCTGGCACCTGCTGGGCAGCACCCAGCGCCTGGCCGAACAGTACCGCTTCAATGGCCACTGGCGCCTGCTGGTCGACTGGCTGGACCAGCTGATCGACCTGCGCGCGCTGCTCGGCAGCCTCGGCCAGGCCGCGCCGCGGGTCAGCAGCCGCGAATTGCGTGAAAGCCTCGACGCCCTGCTGCTGGACTGGCGTCCGCGCGTGCAGGCCGGCCACGATGACGAGGTCGTGCGGCAGAACGCGCCGGCCCAGTTCGCCGCCGAACTCGGCCAGACCCGCTGGGGACAGTTCTCCCTGCACGCCTCGCACTGGCTGCTGACCCGCAGCTGGACCGCCGAACGCAACAACCGCGGCAACCGCCAGGGCGCCGCGCCCCTGGGCAACTGGCTGCCGACCCTGCTGGCCGAGGAAGGCGCCGCCCTGCAGCTCAAGCGCTACCAGCAGCAACCGGAAGACCTCGGCGAGCAGCTGCCGCGCATCGAGCGGCTGCAGGCCTGGCTGCGCCTGGCCAGGGCGCTCCTGGATGTCCCGGAAGTCGACCGCCTCTATGGTGAGCTGCTCAAGCTGGGCGACCTGGCCCGGCAGGCGCGCAGCGAGGAGACATTGGAAGCACGTCGCAGCCAGGCCCATACTGTGGCAACGTTGAAGGCCTGGAAGCTGCTGGTGAGGTGA
- a CDS encoding TIGR00153 family protein, translating to MPVNPFVSLFGRSPIGPMQQHIAKAHECAANLVPFFEAVMAEDWAKVEQVQQDMARLEHEADKLKKSVRLHLPKSLFLPVPRSDLLELLSVQDKVANRAKDIAGLMLGREMMIPQALQPIMRSYVQRTVDASAQALKAMNELDELLETGFAGREAVLVETLIEELGVIEQDTDSLQIDVRRQLFKLEKELPPVDVMFLYQIIDWIGDVADRAQRVGNRLEQLLAR from the coding sequence ATGCCAGTCAATCCCTTTGTCAGCCTGTTCGGGCGTTCGCCCATCGGGCCGATGCAGCAGCACATTGCCAAGGCCCACGAGTGTGCGGCGAACCTTGTGCCCTTCTTCGAGGCCGTGATGGCCGAGGACTGGGCCAAAGTGGAGCAGGTGCAACAGGATATGGCGCGTCTGGAACACGAAGCCGACAAACTCAAGAAAAGCGTGCGTCTGCACCTGCCCAAGAGCCTGTTTCTGCCGGTGCCGCGCTCGGATCTGCTCGAGCTGCTGAGTGTACAGGACAAAGTCGCCAACCGCGCCAAGGACATCGCCGGGTTGATGCTGGGCCGCGAGATGATGATTCCTCAGGCCCTGCAGCCGATCATGCGCAGCTACGTGCAGCGCACCGTGGACGCCAGCGCCCAGGCGCTGAAGGCCATGAACGAGCTGGACGAGCTGCTGGAGACCGGATTCGCCGGCCGCGAGGCGGTGCTGGTGGAAACCCTGATCGAGGAACTCGGTGTCATCGAGCAGGACACCGACAGCCTGCAGATCGACGTGCGCCGCCAGCTGTTCAAACTGGAGAAGGAACTTCCTCCCGTCGATGTGATGTTTCTCTACCAGATCATCGACTGGATCGGCGATGTAGCCGACCGCGCCCAACGAGTGGGCAACCGACTGGAACAACTGCTGGCGCGCTAA